Proteins from one Camelina sativa cultivar DH55 chromosome 8, Cs, whole genome shotgun sequence genomic window:
- the LOC104706249 gene encoding protein FANTASTIC FOUR 3-like — translation MGTVVYQQGFQSQLNEPRALRLRLSSPNPHFFQPFGLALKSPSLDSPNAEDTRNLNDDKPAASSGPDSSGWSFLQSLSSGSSSSKTTSSEKEKTYVQRPSSCRALSDQSLALCTENLGSESGSDVTDIDDLFSLDVQSKNLGETTTETRALKSRKRNVSPSDLPPPLTTMRGFQSIQMRPHRENGRLVMTATNAPPSNRCFQADRSNGRLRLSILKDSDEFVENEEETIEAEETEEYEEENEEEVEAEDEVMGIENIQRSRRCAEGKQGNRGLLNWESFCVATS, via the coding sequence ATGGGAACTGTTGTCTATCAACAAGGGTTTCAGTCTCAACTTAACGAGCCTAGGGCTTTAAGACTTAGGCTATCTTCACCAAATCCTCACTTCTTTCAACCCTTTGGTTTAGCTCTCAAGTCTCCTTCACTTGACTCCCCTAATGCAGAGGACACCCGAAACCTTAACGATGACAAACCAGCTGCTTCCTCGGGCCCTGACTCAAGTGGCTGGAGCTTTCTCCAGTCCCTATCATCTGGCTCATCCTCCTCAAAGACGACGAGCTCTGAGAAAGAAAAGACTTATGTCCAACGTCCGTCTTCTTGTAGAGCTCTAAGCGACCAGAGCTTAGCATTGTGCACTGAGAATCTCGGAAGCGAATCTGGCTCTGATGTTACAGACATCGATGATTTGTTCTCGCTTGACGTGCAGAGCAAGAATCTCGGAGAAACAACAACGGAGACAAGAGCGTTAAAAAGTAGGAAAAGGAATGTGAGCCCTAGTGATCTCCCACCTCCTTTGACCACTATGAGAGGGTTTCAAAGCATTCAAATGAGACCACACCGTGAAAACGGAAGATTGGTCATGACCGCCACAAACGCGCCACCTAGTAACCGGTGCTTTCAAGCTGACCGGAGCAATGGTCGTCTCCGTCTCTCTATCTTGAAAGACTCGGATGAGTTTGTAGAGAACGAAGAAGAGACGATTGAGGCTGAAGAAACCGAAGAATACGAggaggagaatgaagaagaagtagaagcagAAGATGAAGTGATGGGCATTGAGAATATTCAAAGATCAAGAAGATGCGCTGAAGGCAAACAGGGAAACAGGGGATTGCTAAATTGGGAATCTTTTTGCGTTGCTACTTCCTAA